From Geomonas agri, one genomic window encodes:
- a CDS encoding GSU3473 family protein gives MKIPVVFADERRGLVKAEELQELIEQAAIVSFLRSDGECVQVGVDCVRGMGGRTYRGPERRGNVLFC, from the coding sequence ATGAAGATTCCGGTTGTGTTTGCTGATGAAAGACGCGGGCTGGTAAAGGCAGAAGAACTCCAGGAACTGATAGAGCAGGCGGCGATCGTCTCCTTCTTGCGCAGCGACGGTGAGTGCGTGCAGGTCGGCGTCGACTGCGTGAGAGGGATGGGGGGGAGAACCTACCGCGGCCCCGAGCGCAGGGGGAACGTCCTGTTCTGCTGA
- a CDS encoding HNH endonuclease signature motif containing protein: MTVLAVARNKHRSEKNGVDGKGRQVVAPAYAAELSIDSGDPAWFEKARTIVTSSGYIERLLRVGKTVVRRMEHIIVWEMVNGKKVPKGWVVHHVNERKDDNDPSNLVALPPRLHRELHVRLRELSNECNGLLHAVRRLELTQEHVVRATRLDELRKYWFGE; this comes from the coding sequence ATGACGGTTCTGGCTGTTGCTCGCAACAAGCATCGCTCTGAAAAAAACGGTGTCGACGGTAAAGGCAGGCAGGTTGTCGCGCCCGCATATGCTGCCGAACTCTCTATCGACAGCGGTGACCCTGCTTGGTTCGAGAAAGCACGCACGATTGTAACTTCGAGTGGTTACATAGAGCGGCTTCTTCGCGTTGGGAAAACGGTAGTCCGGCGAATGGAGCACATCATCGTGTGGGAAATGGTAAACGGGAAAAAGGTTCCGAAGGGATGGGTTGTCCACCATGTAAACGAGCGGAAGGACGACAACGATCCTTCGAACCTTGTAGCACTGCCACCAAGACTGCACAGGGAACTCCACGTGAGGCTTCGCGAGCTGTCAAACGAGTGTAATGGGCTTCTTCACGCAGTGCGCAGGCTGGAACTGACTCAGGAACATGTGGTGCGCGCAACACGCCTGGATGAGCTTAGAAAATACTGGTTCGGAGAATGA
- a CDS encoding sulfite exporter TauE/SafE family protein, whose product MYVVITFITIFAIGIAAGVVGAILGLGGGIIIVPALTLGFGMPMRTAVAASTVCIIATSTGAAVAFLRDRLTNTRVAIWLEMGTSLGALTGALVAALVNQRVLFILFGLLLAYSAYNMFRTRKEHTRPDVVPDAISSKLRLGGSYYDKALGRRVEYQVTRTLPGLIIMYFSGAAAGLLGIGAGIFKVPAMDQVMGMPFKASSATSNFMIGVTAASGAVVYFARGDVKPLVAGPVVLGVLLGAILGARLMMRMPASKIRLFFMPILAYTAIEMIYKGVKWW is encoded by the coding sequence ATGTACGTGGTCATCACCTTCATAACTATTTTCGCGATCGGGATCGCGGCCGGCGTGGTCGGGGCGATCCTCGGCCTTGGCGGCGGCATCATCATCGTCCCCGCACTCACCCTCGGCTTCGGCATGCCGATGCGCACCGCGGTCGCAGCCTCGACCGTCTGCATCATCGCCACCTCGACCGGTGCCGCGGTCGCTTTCCTGAGAGATCGTCTCACCAACACACGAGTGGCGATCTGGCTCGAGATGGGAACCTCGCTGGGCGCCCTGACCGGTGCCCTGGTGGCCGCCCTGGTGAACCAGCGCGTCCTGTTCATCCTGTTCGGACTGCTGCTGGCATATTCTGCCTACAACATGTTCCGCACCAGGAAAGAGCACACCAGACCCGATGTGGTTCCGGATGCCATCTCCAGCAAACTCAGGCTGGGGGGCTCCTACTACGACAAGGCGCTGGGGCGCCGGGTGGAGTACCAGGTGACCCGGACGCTGCCGGGGCTGATCATCATGTACTTCTCGGGGGCGGCCGCGGGGCTTTTGGGGATCGGGGCCGGGATCTTCAAGGTGCCGGCCATGGACCAGGTGATGGGGATGCCCTTCAAGGCTTCCAGCGCCACCTCCAATTTCATGATCGGGGTGACCGCTGCCTCGGGGGCGGTAGTGTACTTCGCGCGCGGCGACGTGAAGCCGCTGGTGGCGGGGCCCGTGGTGCTCGGGGTGCTGCTCGGCGCGATCCTGGGAGCACGCCTGATGATGCGCATGCCGGCCAGCAAGATCAGGCTGTTCTTCATGCCGATCCTAGCCTACACGGCTATCGAGATGATCTACAAGGGGGTGAAGTGGTGGTAG
- a CDS encoding metallophosphoesterase, translating to MIYVTGDLHGGETSWHVSSANFKPAKKGDIVLCCGDLGGVWYHDYHLNQDHRRQEDYFLESRLRQRVTWLAVDGNHENFARLFGGEFPLVDLYGGHAYQVRKNVFYLKRGEVFTIEGETFLAFGGATSNDRFGAKIPSLGWEGGYDYLPPRKEGINWWPEELPTQEDYDNACRNLDRVGWVVDHVVTHTCPASLRPQFKSGHGSDPTEDILQKLYERLTFGSWHFGHLHIDKQVGKLTCHYNTVKRLAKNTAPEIQSSS from the coding sequence ATGATCTATGTTACCGGCGACTTGCACGGCGGCGAAACCTCTTGGCATGTGTCGTCTGCGAATTTCAAACCTGCGAAAAAAGGCGATATTGTGCTGTGCTGTGGCGATTTGGGTGGGGTCTGGTACCACGACTACCACCTGAATCAGGACCATAGGCGCCAGGAGGATTACTTTCTTGAATCACGACTTCGGCAGCGGGTGACTTGGTTGGCCGTGGACGGGAATCATGAAAACTTCGCGCGGCTGTTCGGCGGAGAGTTTCCCCTGGTGGATCTGTACGGTGGCCACGCCTACCAAGTCCGTAAGAATGTTTTCTATCTCAAACGCGGTGAGGTCTTCACAATCGAAGGTGAGACATTTCTCGCTTTTGGTGGAGCAACCAGCAATGACCGGTTTGGCGCCAAGATACCCTCGCTTGGTTGGGAAGGTGGCTATGACTACCTACCACCCCGAAAGGAGGGGATAAATTGGTGGCCGGAAGAACTGCCAACACAAGAAGATTATGACAACGCCTGCCGCAACTTGGACAGGGTAGGTTGGGTTGTCGATCACGTCGTAACCCACACATGTCCGGCCAGTCTGCGCCCGCAATTTAAATCGGGACATGGTTCTGACCCGACCGAGGACATATTGCAAAAGTTGTACGAGCGACTGACCTTTGGAAGTTGGCATTTCGGCCACCTGCATATCGACAAGCAGGTGGGCAAACTCACGTGCCACTATAATACGGTAAAGCGGTTGGCGAAAAACACAGCCCCTGAAATACAGTCATCCTCCTGA
- a CDS encoding L-lactate MFS transporter yields MTQTTSNKGWQVVFAGTGINLALGVLYAWSIFKGAIKASIESHAAGAFQWDKASINDPYALCCLAFAFSMILAGKCQDKIGPARTALIGGILVGAGFCLMGYSNSYAAWVTGFGVLAGSGFGFGYSAATPPALKWFSSKKTGLIAGIVVAGFGLAPVYIAPLSSYLLGVYGIQQSMYILAAGFAVIVCGLSFALVNPPKGYVPAEPALKGDEKAAPAKKSGYDANVSEMLKSPKFYMLWATFFIGAGAGLMVIGSVAGLAKQSMGAMAFVAVAIMAIGNASGRVVAGVLSDKIGRRATLTLMLGFQAILMFAAVPVVGSGSAAMLVLLASLIGFNYGSNLTLFPSFAKDYWGFKNYGLNYGVLFSAWGVGGLVMGRVSEMMNAQPGGLNKSFILAGSCLALGTVITFFLREKKAVEVEATELVGEKATVKVSA; encoded by the coding sequence ATGACACAGACAACATCTAACAAGGGCTGGCAGGTAGTTTTCGCCGGAACCGGAATCAACCTGGCGCTCGGGGTGCTGTATGCCTGGAGTATCTTCAAGGGTGCCATCAAGGCGTCCATCGAGTCTCACGCCGCGGGCGCCTTCCAGTGGGACAAGGCTTCCATCAACGACCCGTACGCGCTCTGCTGTCTCGCCTTTGCCTTCTCCATGATCCTCGCCGGCAAGTGCCAGGACAAGATCGGCCCGGCGCGCACCGCGCTGATCGGCGGCATCCTGGTCGGTGCGGGCTTCTGCCTCATGGGCTACTCCAACAGCTACGCCGCCTGGGTCACCGGCTTCGGCGTCCTGGCCGGCTCCGGCTTCGGCTTCGGTTACTCCGCCGCCACCCCGCCGGCACTGAAATGGTTCTCCTCCAAAAAGACCGGCCTTATCGCAGGCATCGTGGTCGCCGGTTTCGGTCTCGCGCCGGTCTACATCGCGCCGCTGTCCAGCTACCTGCTGGGCGTCTACGGCATCCAGCAGTCCATGTACATCCTCGCCGCTGGCTTCGCGGTCATCGTCTGCGGCCTCTCCTTCGCCCTGGTGAACCCGCCCAAAGGGTACGTTCCGGCTGAGCCGGCGCTGAAGGGTGACGAGAAGGCGGCCCCGGCCAAGAAGTCCGGCTATGACGCCAACGTGAGCGAAATGCTCAAGTCCCCGAAATTCTACATGCTGTGGGCAACCTTCTTCATCGGCGCCGGCGCGGGCCTCATGGTGATCGGCTCCGTCGCGGGTCTGGCCAAGCAGAGCATGGGCGCCATGGCCTTCGTCGCCGTGGCCATCATGGCTATCGGCAACGCCTCCGGCCGCGTGGTCGCCGGTGTGCTCTCCGACAAGATCGGCCGCCGCGCCACCCTGACCCTCATGCTCGGCTTCCAGGCCATCCTGATGTTCGCCGCCGTTCCGGTGGTCGGTTCCGGTTCTGCCGCCATGCTGGTTCTGCTTGCCTCGCTGATCGGCTTCAACTACGGCTCCAACCTGACCCTGTTCCCCTCCTTCGCCAAGGATTACTGGGGCTTCAAGAACTACGGCCTCAACTACGGCGTGCTCTTCTCCGCTTGGGGTGTTGGTGGCTTGGTCATGGGGCGTGTTTCCGAGATGATGAACGCCCAGCCGGGCGGCCTGAACAAATCCTTCATCCTGGCAGGTTCCTGCCTGGCCTTGGGCACCGTGATCACCTTCTTCCTCCGTGAGAAGAAAGCGGTCGAGGTCGAGGCAACCGAGCTTGTTGGAGAGAAAGCCACGGTCAAGGTTTCCGCCTAG
- a CDS encoding pilus assembly protein TadG-related protein → MIVSEEESAFDTSYVTIMLVVFLVVTGLAIDIGYMYVSEEDLQHSAEMAALTGAQSIKQRYLLQAQTDPARLPDISRDVVQPQARATAVDLVTGKHDAAALVGLLNNNGNALTGDNDITVGFWNMSSRSYTPGATPVNAIQVRTRRTAESSSVGLGTLGTFIAKISGTGDFGSTPVATAALVPGTRSNMAICAEACQPSCTFPQICNIPERRMSHAAWDTKSPGTLSGRYLYTSLLHPVTITNSMSDLVCQEMPVQEVCGLPIFAAASSSDTVLRDIKAMMYDPQVDRSNKEYDKNGKLIGWWVIVPATDCSGFLPGESYQQHVVTKYSLVRISRICTSGAAGCGKPSSQSDLPAASCTPGADGLYIDRISCVGCDSQARKLLPGLRPVLVD, encoded by the coding sequence ATGATCGTGTCCGAAGAAGAGTCAGCCTTCGATACCAGTTACGTCACCATCATGCTGGTCGTCTTCCTGGTGGTGACAGGTCTTGCCATCGACATCGGCTACATGTACGTCAGCGAAGAGGATCTGCAACATTCCGCCGAGATGGCTGCCCTTACAGGGGCGCAGAGCATCAAGCAGCGCTACCTGTTGCAGGCGCAGACCGACCCCGCGCGGTTGCCCGACATCTCCAGAGATGTGGTCCAGCCCCAGGCGCGCGCGACGGCGGTGGACTTGGTCACCGGCAAGCACGATGCCGCCGCCCTGGTGGGACTTTTGAACAACAACGGCAACGCGCTGACCGGTGACAACGATATCACGGTCGGCTTTTGGAACATGAGCAGCCGCAGCTACACTCCCGGCGCCACCCCGGTGAACGCGATACAGGTCAGGACCAGGCGCACCGCCGAAAGCAGCTCGGTGGGGCTGGGCACCCTGGGCACCTTCATCGCCAAGATCAGCGGCACCGGAGACTTCGGCTCCACGCCGGTGGCTACCGCCGCCTTGGTACCGGGGACCCGTTCCAACATGGCCATCTGCGCCGAGGCATGCCAGCCCTCCTGCACCTTTCCCCAGATCTGCAATATCCCCGAACGTCGCATGAGCCACGCCGCCTGGGACACGAAGTCCCCGGGGACGCTCTCCGGCCGCTACCTCTACACCTCGCTCTTGCACCCGGTGACCATCACCAACTCGATGTCCGACCTAGTCTGCCAGGAGATGCCAGTCCAGGAGGTCTGCGGCCTCCCCATCTTCGCCGCGGCCAGCAGCAGCGACACCGTTCTACGTGATATCAAGGCGATGATGTACGATCCCCAGGTGGACCGCTCCAACAAGGAATACGACAAAAACGGCAAGCTGATCGGTTGGTGGGTCATCGTTCCTGCCACTGACTGTTCCGGGTTCCTCCCCGGCGAAAGCTACCAGCAGCATGTGGTGACCAAGTACTCCCTTGTGCGCATTAGCCGGATCTGCACCAGCGGCGCTGCCGGCTGCGGCAAGCCCTCGAGCCAGTCTGACCTCCCTGCCGCCTCCTGCACCCCGGGAGCCGACGGCTTGTACATCGACCGGATCTCCTGCGTAGGATGTGACAGCCAGGCCAGAAAGCTCCTGCCGGGATTGCGCCCGGTGCTGGTGGACTAG
- a CDS encoding helix-turn-helix domain-containing protein: MEKITDQQMFIDRLRDNMVSKGFSQAALARAAELSPAVLSMYFSGTRTPNREALMRLANALDCSVDYLVGRKSRSEIEDLVQQEKIQELIAEFSALSAHDQNRIMDMIRLLRAGSTSE; encoded by the coding sequence ATGGAAAAGATCACCGACCAGCAGATGTTCATCGACCGCTTGCGCGACAACATGGTGTCCAAAGGATTTAGCCAAGCTGCCCTTGCCAGAGCCGCGGAACTCTCCCCGGCTGTCCTCAGCATGTACTTTTCCGGCACCCGAACCCCAAATAGGGAGGCGCTCATGCGCCTTGCCAATGCGCTCGATTGCTCAGTTGACTACCTCGTGGGGCGCAAATCGAGGTCCGAAATCGAAGACTTGGTTCAACAGGAAAAGATTCAGGAACTTATCGCGGAGTTCAGCGCACTTTCCGCGCATGACCAAAACCGCATCATGGATATGATCCGCCTGCTGCGTGCCGGTTCCACATCTGAATAG
- a CDS encoding DUF1634 domain-containing protein has product MVAIEPEEKAEHPIELVLARLLRLGSLVAAALLAVGIALMVLGQTAFAPRLITVGLLVLLGTPVLRVIAAAVIFVKERDWHFALFSLVVLCAIAAGIYFGKGM; this is encoded by the coding sequence GTGGTAGCGATCGAGCCGGAGGAAAAGGCGGAGCACCCGATCGAGCTGGTGCTGGCGAGGCTGTTACGGTTGGGTTCGCTGGTGGCTGCGGCGCTGCTCGCCGTGGGAATCGCCCTGATGGTACTCGGCCAGACCGCATTTGCCCCCAGGCTGATCACCGTGGGTCTGCTGGTGCTGCTAGGCACCCCGGTCCTGCGCGTCATAGCCGCCGCGGTCATCTTCGTCAAGGAACGCGACTGGCACTTCGCCCTGTTCTCTCTGGTGGTGCTCTGCGCCATCGCCGCAGGAATCTACTTCGGCAAGGGGATGTGA
- a CDS encoding tyrosine-type recombinase/integrase: protein MASLKKRGRAFYAQYYENGKQKRVNLHTESLQVAKEKLRQIESAQFREEEIPLTTKTPIGEILEKYIKYRSGHSRDKNIPKVNTYLRGAFGPICEALQVRNQAVAQKAVKRPSVDVAPIISISNVEQLSAEVLSTFLSDLITKKAVSPKTVNHYRQTIITLANWAQREGGVRFPGGKNPVADVRCYKVPKRGITFMKLKEIRAQLHVLANDIQLQTMVAVYIYAGLRREEALWLTPDDFEWDMGNHGVIMVRGKSIEGKEWMPKTGADRVVPISKTLREYLDSFLKIRKPGVWFFSAPKGGQWDPDNFSELLRKNNSQHDLSWSCLDFRHTFGSQLAMKGESLFKISTIMGNSPDICRKHYAAIMPESLLETVEFPVDRDSVAPVSAKSDESAEAPLRRGPLKLVVNNR from the coding sequence ATGGCAAGTCTGAAGAAGCGGGGCAGGGCCTTTTACGCCCAGTACTATGAGAACGGCAAACAGAAGAGGGTGAACCTGCATACGGAGTCCCTTCAAGTCGCGAAGGAGAAGCTGCGCCAGATCGAGTCGGCTCAGTTCCGCGAGGAGGAGATTCCCCTCACCACCAAAACCCCCATCGGCGAAATTCTCGAAAAGTACATCAAGTACAGGAGTGGTCACAGCAGGGACAAGAACATCCCCAAGGTGAACACCTACCTGCGCGGGGCCTTCGGTCCGATATGCGAAGCACTGCAGGTTCGCAACCAGGCCGTTGCGCAAAAGGCAGTGAAGCGTCCCAGTGTGGACGTTGCTCCCATCATCTCGATCTCCAACGTAGAACAACTCAGTGCGGAGGTTCTGTCCACTTTTCTTTCCGACCTGATAACCAAGAAGGCCGTCTCTCCGAAAACAGTCAACCACTATCGTCAAACCATAATCACCTTGGCTAACTGGGCTCAGCGCGAGGGTGGCGTACGATTTCCGGGCGGGAAAAACCCGGTAGCCGACGTCAGGTGCTACAAGGTACCAAAACGCGGAATTACCTTCATGAAACTGAAGGAGATACGCGCTCAGCTTCATGTGCTCGCCAATGATATCCAGCTTCAGACGATGGTGGCGGTATACATTTACGCGGGCCTTCGTCGGGAAGAGGCCCTCTGGTTGACTCCTGATGACTTTGAGTGGGACATGGGCAACCACGGGGTCATCATGGTGCGAGGGAAGTCGATCGAAGGGAAAGAGTGGATGCCCAAAACGGGCGCGGACCGCGTGGTGCCCATAAGTAAAACTCTCAGAGAGTACCTGGACTCCTTCCTTAAGATACGGAAGCCGGGGGTCTGGTTCTTTTCTGCTCCCAAGGGGGGGCAATGGGATCCGGACAATTTTTCTGAACTCCTTCGCAAAAATAATTCCCAGCATGATCTGTCCTGGTCCTGCCTCGATTTCCGCCACACTTTCGGCAGTCAGTTGGCGATGAAGGGTGAAAGCTTGTTTAAGATATCTACAATAATGGGGAACTCCCCCGACATATGCCGGAAGCATTACGCTGCCATTATGCCTGAGTCCCTGCTGGAAACCGTCGAGTTTCCGGTGGATCGGGATTCAGTTGCGCCTGTATCTGCGAAGAGCGATGAAAGCGCTGAGGCTCCATTGCGAAGAGGTCCTTTGAAGCTGGTGGTCAATAACAGGTAG
- a CDS encoding chloride channel protein codes for MSLKRKTYLQLAVWTAAALVGGAAALFAHVISYVQGWYFHIFAGHPYMVTVATPLLFVGATLVVQFFGPDAKGSGIPQVLEAIDQVHDKKVSDPPWVSSLVSLKTAGVKVVSSLIGTLSGASIGREGPTVQIAASIFAWIGRITRRIVPEVDFQTFLTAGAAAGVAAAFNAPLAGIAFAIEEVTEGILGRFREMIMLAVILSGIAALAISGNYLYFGHPAVSSPSLALFPETLLLGVVGGVAGGAFARVLAFPSTVNLPDQAWKKALYCGILCAAIGLLSDGSTAGSGYEITRKFLESPSIDQWPVFFGIEKFFTTVLSYLSGMAGGIFSPSLSIGAGLGFTVAKLFHFSNFKVCALLGMVAFFSGAIQAPLTGVIIIMEMTDEHILIIPFLLAAYLARRIGKIFMPVPLYRFLANKNREG; via the coding sequence ATGAGTTTGAAACGTAAAACATATCTTCAGTTAGCAGTGTGGACTGCGGCAGCTCTCGTTGGTGGTGCTGCTGCTCTTTTTGCGCACGTTATTTCCTATGTGCAGGGATGGTATTTCCATATCTTCGCCGGTCACCCTTATATGGTCACAGTGGCGACCCCCCTTCTCTTTGTCGGCGCCACATTAGTTGTCCAGTTTTTTGGCCCGGATGCAAAGGGGAGTGGGATTCCGCAGGTATTGGAGGCAATCGACCAGGTCCACGACAAAAAAGTTAGCGATCCCCCCTGGGTAAGTTCACTTGTCTCCCTGAAGACTGCTGGCGTCAAAGTGGTCTCAAGTTTGATCGGGACTCTTTCTGGCGCCTCGATCGGTCGTGAGGGGCCAACGGTGCAGATAGCCGCATCCATTTTTGCGTGGATAGGGCGTATCACCCGACGGATTGTGCCAGAAGTTGATTTCCAGACGTTCCTTACAGCCGGTGCCGCTGCGGGAGTCGCGGCTGCCTTCAATGCTCCTCTTGCAGGTATCGCGTTCGCCATAGAGGAAGTGACTGAAGGTATTCTCGGCAGGTTTCGCGAGATGATCATGCTGGCGGTTATACTTTCTGGTATCGCGGCACTTGCCATCTCTGGGAACTATCTTTATTTCGGACATCCTGCTGTTTCCAGTCCAAGCCTGGCTTTGTTTCCAGAAACACTATTATTAGGAGTTGTTGGAGGGGTAGCAGGGGGGGCATTCGCACGTGTTCTTGCATTTCCGTCCACGGTGAATCTGCCCGATCAAGCATGGAAAAAGGCACTGTACTGCGGGATTCTTTGTGCAGCTATCGGGCTTTTAAGCGATGGCTCGACAGCTGGTTCAGGATACGAGATCACAAGAAAATTTCTTGAAAGTCCATCCATCGATCAATGGCCGGTTTTTTTCGGAATAGAGAAGTTTTTTACCACCGTGCTCTCCTACCTTTCTGGCATGGCAGGGGGGATTTTCTCGCCGTCTTTATCAATTGGCGCAGGCCTAGGCTTCACCGTCGCCAAACTCTTTCATTTTTCCAACTTCAAGGTTTGCGCGCTGTTAGGGATGGTGGCGTTTTTCTCGGGAGCAATCCAAGCTCCGCTTACCGGCGTTATCATCATCATGGAGATGACAGACGAACATATCCTTATCATTCCTTTCCTCCTAGCAGCATATCTAGCCAGAAGAATCGGAAAGATTTTTATGCCAGTTCCGTTATATCGGTTTCTCGCAAACAAAAATCGGGAAGGGTAA
- a CDS encoding integrase domain-containing protein, which yields MGTHIEKLQQEARNVVGKNWSGASLTREKLLGNLNRIAEFAAQRGYQHMNQIGSKLVNDFFEKLNSEGLSPSTISGYATAMRTLAGAIGKANIVARDNAPLGGSRAGTRLQPKVPNVEKMLEVRQALYEKAEWLGVAHDLRVSFGTRVKESLLTKTTFTDTLGRTLLKIEGTKGGRPRSLTVDTPEKVAAVAALKEYLTATGAKSLIPAGMTLKQAYDFQRNALHRAGATKENGANAHLARHGYAQALKEAGVEREAIAMDLGHGRTDVISHYCR from the coding sequence ATGGGAACGCACATTGAGAAACTGCAGCAGGAAGCGCGGAACGTGGTAGGGAAGAATTGGTCGGGGGCGTCGCTGACGCGGGAAAAACTCCTGGGGAACCTGAATCGCATTGCTGAGTTCGCTGCCCAAAGGGGCTACCAGCATATGAATCAGATCGGCAGCAAGCTCGTGAATGACTTTTTTGAAAAGCTCAATTCCGAAGGGCTGTCTCCATCAACTATCAGCGGGTATGCTACGGCAATGAGGACGCTCGCCGGTGCTATCGGGAAGGCCAATATCGTGGCTCGAGACAACGCACCATTGGGAGGTTCCAGAGCCGGCACTCGCCTCCAGCCGAAAGTGCCGAACGTGGAAAAGATGTTGGAGGTACGCCAAGCCCTCTACGAAAAGGCGGAGTGGTTGGGAGTCGCGCATGACCTTCGTGTTTCCTTTGGCACCCGGGTGAAAGAAAGTCTTCTCACCAAAACCACCTTTACTGATACCCTTGGCCGGACTTTACTCAAGATCGAAGGTACAAAAGGCGGTCGGCCTCGAAGCCTTACAGTTGATACACCTGAAAAAGTTGCAGCTGTGGCTGCTTTGAAAGAATATTTGACCGCGACGGGCGCAAAATCCTTGATCCCCGCCGGCATGACCCTTAAACAGGCATATGATTTCCAGCGTAATGCTCTTCATCGCGCGGGTGCCACGAAAGAGAATGGTGCGAATGCGCACCTTGCCAGGCATGGGTACGCGCAGGCTTTGAAAGAGGCTGGCGTCGAACGCGAGGCCATTGCAATGGATCTCGGGCATGGCAGAACCGATGTCATCTCGCACTATTGCCGGTAG
- a CDS encoding DUF309 domain-containing protein, with protein sequence MSAPRVPGDQLCQVTPSEELQQAIAEFNGQEWFACHETLEELWVGAQGELRDFYQGLLQVAVALYHWRNGNFKGAEGLLQRGPDLLRRVPDTCLGVDVARVVAEAGLLREALLTLGEEQMAELDQSLIPKLHRAEP encoded by the coding sequence ATGTCCGCGCCGAGGGTACCGGGGGACCAACTATGCCAGGTAACGCCTTCAGAAGAACTGCAGCAGGCAATCGCGGAGTTCAACGGGCAGGAGTGGTTCGCATGTCACGAGACGCTCGAGGAACTCTGGGTTGGCGCCCAAGGGGAGTTGCGGGATTTCTATCAGGGACTTTTGCAGGTCGCCGTGGCGTTGTACCACTGGCGTAACGGCAACTTCAAGGGAGCAGAGGGGCTGCTGCAGCGGGGCCCCGACCTCCTGAGACGGGTCCCCGATACCTGCCTGGGCGTGGATGTCGCCCGCGTGGTGGCGGAGGCAGGGCTGCTGCGCGAGGCGCTCCTCACGCTGGGGGAAGAGCAGATGGCCGAACTAGACCAGTCCCTGATCCCGAAGCTGCACCGGGCGGAGCCTTGA
- a CDS encoding carbonic anhydrase, whose product MQCPQATGDGPVSGVYRDNAKAVAAELPKKSKILAKELKEGKIKIVAAKYDLDDGKVTLLK is encoded by the coding sequence TTGCAATGCCCCCAGGCAACCGGGGATGGACCAGTTTCGGGAGTTTACCGGGACAACGCCAAGGCCGTTGCCGCCGAGCTTCCCAAGAAGTCCAAGATCCTGGCCAAGGAACTCAAGGAAGGGAAGATCAAGATCGTTGCTGCAAAGTACGACCTGGACGACGGCAAGGTCACCCTGCTCAAGTAG
- a CDS encoding helix-turn-helix domain-containing protein, giving the protein MKMQQKQIVPVDIRKIRQTLDLTMKQMGQQIAIYSQGIPYSPVPETRVSEWEFRHRHIPSYVFTATAKLLLDHWSEDRHMALPARQLDVDVFYGTALNQAFGHMFKLEKELSKGRRTDHKLLNSLRDARLMQQRYLERLLGVRMFYVFAHDIGVEA; this is encoded by the coding sequence ATGAAAATGCAGCAAAAGCAGATTGTCCCGGTCGATATCAGGAAGATCAGGCAGACCTTGGACCTTACCATGAAGCAAATGGGCCAACAGATCGCCATTTACTCCCAGGGAATCCCATATTCCCCTGTCCCCGAGACGCGGGTCAGCGAGTGGGAGTTCCGGCACCGTCACATCCCCAGCTATGTCTTCACAGCAACTGCGAAGCTGTTGTTGGATCATTGGTCGGAGGATCGGCATATGGCGTTGCCCGCAAGGCAGCTGGATGTGGACGTTTTCTACGGCACCGCTTTGAACCAGGCCTTCGGCCATATGTTCAAGCTGGAAAAGGAATTGTCAAAAGGACGTAGAACTGATCACAAACTGCTCAACTCCCTTCGGGATGCGCGTCTCATGCAGCAGCGCTATCTGGAGCGGCTGTTGGGCGTCCGGATGTTTTATGTTTTTGCACACGATATTGGAGTGGAAGCATAA